From the genome of Solanum dulcamara chromosome 12, daSolDulc1.2, whole genome shotgun sequence:
aaaattcatatagatggatgagtgtgaaaggagtttccaaactttgaaagatcgagttacctccgctcctattttgactctatcggaagaattagaagggtttgtggtttattgtgatgcttcgaagattggtttgggttgtgtcttaatgcaaaacagtaaggtcatagcctatgcttctaggcaattgaaagtgcatgagcgtaactaatCTTGAGTTGGCAAcagttattttttctttgaaaatttggcgaaACTACCTCTATAGGGCACATGTAGATGTGTATACAGaccataaaagtcttcaatatgtgttcacccaaaagaacCTCAATCTAAGACAAAGAAGGTAGCTAtagctcctcaaggactatgacataagtATGCATTATCATCTGGGTAAGCCAATGTAGTTGTTGatacacttagtagagtgtctatggggagtgtggcccatgttgatgaagaaaagagagagttggtgaaagatgttcagcAGTTGGCTAGACTAGGGGTAAAGTTGTGCGGTACCGGTGATAGTGGTATGGTTGTCCAAAATGGGTATGAATCCtccttagtggtggatgtttatttgaaacaagaccttgacccgacccttgtcgagttaaagaagttggtaaagaaaAGAAGGTAGAAGCCTTTTCACAAGGAGGAGATGGGGCGttacattaccaaggtcggttatgtgttatAGATATGGATGGCCTATGGAGTTTGATATTGATTGAGGCATATAATTCTGCATACTCCATTCACCCCGATTAGACGaaaatgtatcaagacttgaaagaTTTGTTTTAGTGGGGTgtcatgaaaaaggacatagcaaggttcgtatCCAAatgtctgaattgccaacaagtgaaagccGAATATCAAAGACCGGGTGGTtgagcccaagatattgaaatccctacttgaaaatgggaagatgtgaatatggattttgtagtgggtttatcTCACACTCAAAAGTGACACGATTCTATTTGGATGATTGTTGAGAAAAAGACTAAGTAGGCTCACTTcctactggttaagacttcctatatcGCCGAAGATTATACAAAGTTGTATATTAGGGAGTTGGTGAGATTTTATGGTGTgccattgtcaattattttggcTCGTGGTattcaattcacttctcacttttgaaGATCATTTCAAAGGGATCTCGGTACTAAAGTAAAGgtaagcaccgcattccatcttcaaaccgatgggcaagccaaaaggacaattcaaacccTAGAGGATATGtcaagggcttgtgtgttggagttcaaagggagttgggatgattacCTACCGCTCATTAaattttcttacaataatagttaccactcgagtattgagatggcgccatttgagaCTTTGTACGGAAGGCAATGTAGATCTCCAATTGGTTGatttaaagtaggtgagatgaccttgttaggtACCGATTTCgtacttgatgctttggagaaggtgaagattattagataaaggttgaagatggctcaaagctGTCAAAAGttatattctgacactagaagaagggatcttaaatttaatgtagatgattgggtgtatttgaaggttttacccatgaagggtgtggttcggtttggtaagaaaggtaaattgagtcctaggtatgtGGGGCTTTATAAAATCCTAAAGCGGGTTGGCaaagttgcatatgagttggaattaccttcgGAAATGACCCTTattcacccggtgtttcatatgtcaatgttgagaaaatgtgtgggagaCCTAaatccattgtgcctttggaggtagtgaatgttggggagaatttgacctatgaagaagtcacagttgaaattttggaccggcaagtcaaaagattgaggaataaagaagttgtccgccaaagtcctttggaggaatcaataagtcgaaagtgctacatgggaagcggaagtggatatgataaaatgttatcctcatctctttcattctactcaagcttAAGGTAATAAATCATTCATGTTCAAATGTTTAATACTCTTATGTTTTAGTTTTCCTAAGCCCTCatgtgcatgcatattcatgaagttgaatttcaatgttATGTCTTAtgtttaagtttaaagatctcatggcTGATGCATTTCAaatgtcattgtattcatgttgggttgctagtcctcgtgccatgtTCTTTCTATGCGAACGGCtcttattcgaggacgaatattcccaaggggaagatattataagaccccagaaacttggaaagtcctaaaccaaggatcaTAGGAGGAAATCTCAGAAAGCTACAGAAATCGGCACCAGGGGATGACCACAGAAGCCATCATGAGCCGTGGTGAAAACCAAGGACCGTGTTAAGAACCCATGGTAGAGATTTAGAGGTCCAGACTTGCAGGGAGAAGACCACAACAAaggaccacggaccgtggtaagAACCACATGGCGTGAAGACCtctatggtgacccctccctGAAACCCTTAGGAAACATCCCAAGGAAAGGGCCACGGATGATCACGATGGACCGTGGAGCTTTTCACGGACCTAAAAGATGGTCCGTCCAGGGGTCCCTTCATTTTTTAATATGGGCTTTAAGGTTAATTCTTTAATGTGGGAATGGATTtagagatgttttaaggtcacaagaatccttaAGCACAAAGTTAAGTTCAAAGCTTCCTTACCGGTTGAGTTTCGATGTAAGATTCTACATAAGTCAACTTTAAGAGATCATATCTCCTTGAATATATAGAATAAGATGTTCCATAACCTACCAAATCAAAGTTCtctgaatcctctttccaaATCCACCGAGTtttcctcatttggagtttgaagtaaaaggttatggtcattttagtGGACCTGCTCAGACAGGTGAAGACTATGGACCATGGTGGTCTTCCATGAAACGCAATACGGTCTATAGTGGTTGTCTGTGAAGGCCACGTTTTCAACCCATTTAAGACCTGGGATCACTGGTGAGAACCACGACCCATAATGCTCTTCCGTAAACCTCAGTACGATCCGAAGACTTCTCTACAATGCTTTCTGAAGTATTTTTCCAAGTCTTTTACCACGAGACCCCACCACGGTACGTGGTGGGAATGACGGACCGTGATGGTCCCCCGTGAAGTCTAATTTTGGATAGTTTTAAAAGAGGTATTTTAGTCTTCTCCTATGTTTTAACTcaaagtgaggtcgttttgaAGGAAAACTCCACCCATCTAAAAGACTAAGTCTTCCTACACTCATTTACTCTCACTCAAAATTCAAAGACTcaaaccctaacctctcaagttCCTCTCAAGCTttcttcctccatctccaagaaatattctagggtttcaccccaagaagatcaagccttCATTTcgtttcaagtttttcattcaagagtctactcctcaaggtatgtgggttttatccatgggtccttccaccaatggagcccaaatatttttttcaaactagcttttcaattttaaatgatgaaatcttatgggcttttacatgatgatccCAAATGCATAGTTCATgatttatttgaagtttatttttttatattgatatatattgactctcaatttcataaaatgaatggtttgctaatgttcttatatgaaggtttgaaaggtagttttaaagtgcatatggtgggttattttgaAGATGTTTGATCTTAtacatttatatcactctcatgcatacaattattctttaaatgtatttgaaggtctttatgaaatgaacccacctagtttcttatgatgaagTAAAGTTCAAAttaagtttgactccaatgaatgttttgaagtaaatgcttatgagtaggagtcttcattaaatgattgattgatgaaggacttcttagccaaagtaaggtttcaatgtgaaaggacaattctcgtaTTAAACCAAATAAAAGggtttaatgagctatttcacCGATTGATGTTATAATGTTGAAGTTATATAATACTTATGTTTTATTAACGTTTAAATGTTATTTCGTGggacttgacctagcaccgaatgtagtaTGTAGATGGGGGCTCGACCGAAGGGATCCtcaagtaaagtctcatgttgcattaactatatgaaactatAGGGTCCCTTGTTGgccattttaggctagtggatccacgattatccattaaagttaatgttaaataatgtttaaagttgatcgaaGTTCTATTTGATAAGTAGTCTCGTCGTGCCAACGTAGAgggatatgttggattccatgtaatagcccgcatggtcttaaattttggttatggtcactttcccacaaaataaatgttttaagaattcacatgatgatttctcatatATGTATTCACCTATGCATATTGCCTATATATGTCTATCTACTATGTTCTTCATTACATaacatactcacatacttagtatattcaaagtactaacgcatacttttgcctacatgatatcaccatgtagggatgaGCGTCGTTCCATACTATCCTCTCTGTGTCTAAGTTTAGCGTTGATGcctaccactttggtgagttcccatgttccaagAACGGCACTCTgatcttatctagcttatgttatgtttagacatttaaattaagtttggtatttttgacttaatcttgaaGGTGAGCTAGAAACATGTCGTAGCCCCCGCCAAGACTTAATATagaaggtattattggacatagtaATAGATGTTATGTTGTTTTTTTACTGTTATTAACAACAAGTCCCTTAGCCTTTCTATCCCTTATGTTTccgcttgatttgtttatcattaccaatgaaatgcttaatgaatgctaagcggcttgggtgaggtacctccgggtgtctcattcgctgTATCACATTTGAGCCCTAGGCTTAGGTCGTGATAAGTCAACAGGGTCTTGAGTTTAAGAAAACCCTCTTCACACTCATTCGACCATATAAATGGAACATTGTGCTTGTTCAAGTTGGTAAGATGGGAAGCAATGGAAGCAAACCACTTGACGAAACGATGGTAGTATCTAACTAAACCAACAAAGCTCCTTACCTCTGAGATATTAGTGGgtcttgcccaactcttcactgcttcaatcttcaggggatccaccatcactccatccTTAGAAACCACATGCCCAAAGAAGGACACTGAATCGAGctagaactcacacttggagaatttggcataaaaTCTCTTCTCCCTTAACAACTCCAAACCATTCTTAGATGCTCTTCATGCTCCTTTCTGCTCTTTGAGTAGattaatatatcatcaataaatacaataacaaaAAGATCCAGATATGTCTAAAAGATTCCGTTCATTAGGCTCATAAAAGCAACAAACatatttgtaagcccaaaagacattaccaagaattcatagtgcccatacctgATTTGAAAAGCAGTCTTCAGCACATCTCTTGCTCGTATTTTGAGCTGGTAATACCCGGACCTCAATGCGAGGAtaggatacctatttttaacaatcactttgttcaactgtctgtagtctatgcacacACAAAgactaccatccttcttctttataaATAAAACTAGAGCACCCTAAGGAGAGGCACtgggtctaataaaacctttacccaacaactcctgaagttgggccttcaatTCCCTCAACTCAAtcggggccattctataaggtggaatggaaatGGAACGAGTGTCCAGCTCCATGTAGATACAAAAATCAATATACCTATCTGGTGGCATACCAGGCAGGTCTGTGGTAAAAACATTTATAAACACACGCACtatcgaaatagactcaatcgaaGGTACTTTAGAACTATCATTCTTGAGCTgtgctaggaaggctaaacaacccttacttaCCAGCTTCTTAGCATgaataaaagagataatccgAACTGGGGCaggaagatagtcaccctcccacaccaGCTGATCCATCTCAGGCTTGGCCAAGGTCACGGTATtagcattgcaatctaagatagcaaaattgAGAAAGtgccaagtcatacccaagattacatcaaagtcaaccatctccagaataatcaaatctgcataagttctgctccccataaaagtcacaagacaagacctatacactttctcaactagtagagactcaccaacagaagtagaaacatgaataggcatattaagtaagtcacaatgcaaatcaagtccatcagcaaatgcGGAAGATACATAATAAAAGGTGGATCTaggatcaaataatatgaaagccATGCGATCGCATACTAGAAGAGTACCTATAATAACAGCATCGGATGCCTCTGCCTCTGCCTCTGACCTCCcggggaaagcataacaatgggcttTGTCGCATGTCTGATCATTACCCCTGTTGGGCTGTACTCCAGTAGTTCTAACCTAATCGTCACCCCAGCCAGACTGGCGATCACCACGACCTTGGCAACTACGTCCTCCAAAATGATGGCCCCAACCATAGCCGCCTCCACCTCTAGCTAGTGGGGCTATGTAACCCTGATTATACAAAGTCTGACTCTGCCTTAgacaatattttctgatatgtccAGGCTCACCACATTTGTAATAAGTCTTGAGGTCAAAAGTGGGTCTCCGTGAAGACGAAGAAGATTGAAGATAACCCCTAAAATTAGAAAAGGGATGGCTAGTCTTTGATGAACCTCCATCAAAAACCTGCAATGAAGACTGAATAGGATGGACCGAATAATCTTCAGAACTCTTCCCTTTGGAGTAAGAACTACTAAACTCACCTCCCTTACAAAACTTCTTGAACGTTGTCGCCTTAGCAAAGTCATCTGGCTCACCCCCTCCACCtttatcacaaaatcaaccacttgCTGAAAAGATTTTACTGAAGCAGCCACCTGTAAAGCTGAAATCTATAAATATAacctcaatcccttcacaaagtGGCGAATCCGCTCTTCGGGACTAAAGCAAAGTtgagtagcatatctggctaAGGCACGAAACTTAGCTTCATAAGCTACAATGGACATTCTCCTTtgctctatattcaggaactcgTCTCTCCTCTTGTCCCTCAAGGTCCAGAGAATATACTTCTCCATGAAATAGTAAGAAAAGGTTGCCCAACTCATAGGTGGTGCCTCTGTTGGTCGGCACTCAATATGAGATTGCCACCATATTTTGGCGTCTTTCTGAAACTCATATATCACAAACTCAATACCAAATCGCTCTACAATATCCATCTTATGAAGCATGTTATGACAATCAATaaggaaatcataggcatcctcagatTCAGTACCCTTAAAGATCGGGGGTTTTAAATTCAAGAACATAACAAAGAGATCATGTTAGTCACTAGTCATTGCCggctgtcacgatccaagcctagggcttaTACATgatatggcgaatgaggaattcgaaagtacctcaaacaagcctcttagcattcttttagccttttataggtaatgatgataaataaacaagcaaaaatcataatagtaaattttcaacttacatatgtgcaataatacctctaacttttagatttaacagggctaagacaagtccctagctcaccctcaatcataatagaagaaatatcatagtaaaatatctcaacatatcataagctagaaaaataaaggagtattgttcctgaaacataataactcaccaaaagtagtcttcaactgaatctcaactagccacgtggaggagaacgagaaggagcactggtccctacatggtgatatcatgtaggcaaaatagtatgctttagtactttgaatgtactaaatatgtaaggatgcatgaacattcaggaaacattaaaacatttatgtaatatggaacataatgtaatgcatgcataataaatcatatagatatcctttaaaacattcattttatggaaaaatgaccataaccgacatttaagaccatgcgaactattacataaaatccaacataaccccctacattggacggagagactacttgtccggtagaactccgtcaacttcatttatttctttaactttaactttaagggctttcatggatccattagtctaagcctacaagagctcctatgttggcacatagttaatgagacaaggggtttctactaggattttcttaccaaatctcacctcaatgatccattcggtgctaagtcaatcccacggaatagtttaatacttcaaaatagtcatagcatatagcttaaaaattcaaaatatcatattcggtagaatagctcattaaaatatttggtaattcaaatatgcaagtattgtccttattgcataaagaatatattattcatatcatttcatcattttttttcataagactcccttttgattatagacattgctttcataaatattcatttggagtcaaagtttttaagtcaaacttcattaaaaatatagtaaaactaggtggattcaaatcacttcaacttgcaaacatgtatgtaaataaatatgcataaatacattgaaatccattaattaaaaatcatgttttaaccaacccaccatgaatttcaagaacctttaaagagataaatagataaattacttgcaatccatcaattcatacatatgaaatcatgttgcatcaaaatagaccaataatcattagtttaaccatgattcatgctattaaaaataaataagaattttccataagaaaatattacctgaactcaagagatttaattgaaaaagagtttttggactacatagaTGGAAGAACTCatagataaacacccacataatttagagtaaagcttaacgaaaataaacataatttatcatataattaaaatactttagacacgagagtggaaggaatactctcattgaaaccttacatacctgaaatctgaAGCTTTAGTTGGAATTGAAGGATTTAATGAACACTCtcgagtcctagcttttctcttcGCTGAAATGCTTTatgtactacccgaagtatatgaatcaccggaatagtatttcttcactactaagaactaaaaccatatttgagaatgagtaaagaagtgtatagagagaagagttgcttgagaaagcttgatgaataaaatgaggaaataaggttggtatttataggtgtagaagaaggacctaataataaataaaaataattacaaaggatgatcttaaaaattcaattgaggattttgatgtcattgatGATGTCAAAGGGTTCTAGATCTTCTAGATGAGTTCTCTTTAACAGAATATTCTTTTTCGAAACTACGTTtaaacaagataaattccttattaggattttgtgtcttcataagaaATGTAGCtttggaagtctagtttcatgtcgttcaagaataaacaaatttggagcatcctatagtaagatatgatttttcttctataaacactccattccgtcacaacatcgtatcttacaataattaatttatttgacctacttaacctccaaaacttaaaatatgatcttcacaaaagttgtagataatgatatttgggttactcagaaatttgaatcacctaatttggaccatcctatgaaaagttatggcCAAAATACaaagattgtattattttttttggcgagaattgaaatatcgtatacaatatttttaggggatgttacactaGACCTGTAGCCAATCGAGGAAACATGCTAGTTCCTGAGGACGCATTCATGTTGGGAGCCACAACAGCTGCATACTGTACTCCCCTAATATAAGGCGCTGGGGGCGCTTGTCCCTGATCGGATAACCCATTaagataggtgagaacctggtggatcatctctAGAGTAGGTTGGGGTGGTGCTTTTTTCTCATGAACCTGCTCATTGTCCACCTCAACATCCTCTCTAGCTATCTCATTAGCTGGTGGAGGGGTCGCTACTCTTTTCTTGGTTGGCCCAACTGCCTAACCTTTTTCCCTGCTAGGCTTTCTCTCACGACCTCTACCATGGCCTCTCGCTGCTACTCCTCCTCTGGCTACAGCCCCAATGGCTAGCTCAGGTGTTGTTGTTGCTCTAATTCAAACCATCTACGAAAATAGAATGAATAAGGTCAGATACAAATTtatatcacctagataccaattggattcaagtaatagcacgaaaaaaagaaggaatggagttttcctaaagtcacatagcctctcgaagaaagtaaaacataacctacctcaaccgaagaaccgaactcaagcaagctaattcaccaatgtcTTTCATTTCCTTAATGCCTTAGAACGTTTCCAATCTAACAAGTATATAATATTTGTAAGTAAACGGGTCCATAGACactcatattactatatatctagctttagacccaaaaacttacttgaatctataattaatttcctcaaattcaagcctagggttaagccttaatttcttccaataacataaatctaattatattaataaatactacaatacacctattatttaattatctatctcaatatatcaaaacctgaattataatgtgataattaaaagaacaaaatttaaaaggaaacgacTGTTATAAACTAATGCGCAATAAGGATGTGAAGTGCAGAACGTTACCCCTAGCACGAAAACAGTACTTTACTTCTAGCAATTGCAGACATGAGCACTATCATTCCTACATAATCATTACTCACCATTGCCCTAATCATTAGGCCATCAAgctttttaacttttttcacTATAAAATATAAGTTCTATGACTGCTATTGCTATCCAACCTTAATTCCTTAGCATTTTAACCAATATATTAATTGTTGAcaataattttaatacaaaCCCAAAGTACTTCAACACAGAAGAAAAGAACTTACCCGATGAGTTTTTGCCGCCACCCTTTCGTTCATCTCAGGTagttttcttctcctttttcttttcttttctaaaactCTTGTGTATTAAAAGTGTCAAATACCCCTagcttattttaataatatgagataagtggtatagagtattaaataaattaccactttagtccattaattaaattagttatctaaatttATCCCTTAATTAAATAACCGTAGTTATTGAATAGtctaaaatacccattaaaaatttatgaaataaattttttatgaaataaaaagctctagtactcaaaacgatCTAATGGATCGTTACACCACCTCTATagggtcatgtggatgtgttGTGAGATCAcaaaaagtctccaatatgtgttcacccaaaatgacctcaatctaaggcaaaggaggtggcttgaatttctcaaagactacgatatgagtgtgcattataatccaggtaaagccaatgtggttgctaaTGCACTTAGTAGGGTGTCTATGAGGAGTGTAGTTCATGtcgatgaagggaagagggagttggtgaaggATGTTCACTGGttagctagattaggggtgaagttgagtggtttcGACGATAGTGGTGTGCTTGTTCATAATGGGTCCAAATCATCTTTGATGTTGGATGTTAAGTCAATATAAGGCCTTGACCCGACATTTGTGGAGCTAAAGAAattggtgaaagaaaagaaggtagaggtcttttcacaagggggagatggagtacttctctaccaaggtcggttatatGTTCCacatgtggatggcctaaggagtttgatcttgaaggaggctcacaattcttcatattctattcacctAAGTTCCActaaaatgtaccgagacttaaaagaacTTTATTGTGGAGTTGCATGAAAaatgacatagcaaggttcgtggccgaatgcccaaattgccaacaagttaaggccgaacatcaaaggatGGGTAGACTAGCACAAGATATTAAAgtccctacttagaagtggaaagatgtgaacatggactttgtagtgggtttgcctcatactcaaaaatgtcatgattcgatttggataATTGTCGATAGAATGATAAGTCGACTCActttctaccggtcaagacttcttatattGCCGAGGattatttcctttttcatgCAACTCTACAATAAATTTGGGAATTGGTAAGGATGCATGGTGTAAAGTTgtctattattttggatcgtggtacccaattcacttctcatttttggagatcatttcaaaaggatCTTGACACCAAGGTGAAGCTAAGTatcgcattccatcctcaaaccgatggacaagccgagCAGAAAATTCAAacctagagga
Proteins encoded in this window:
- the LOC129875684 gene encoding uncharacterized protein LOC129875684, with product MDIVERFGIEFVIYEFQKDAKIWWQSHIECRPTEAPPMSWATFSYYFMEKYILWTLRDKRRDEFLNIEQRRMSIVAYEAKFRALARYATQLCFSPEERIRHFVAASVKSFQQVVDFVIKVEGVSQMTLLRRQRSRSFVREVFDGGSSKTSHPFSNFRGYLQSSSSSRRPTFDLKTYYKCGEPGHIRKYCLRQSQTLYNQGYIAPLARGGGGYGWGHHFGGRSCQGRGDRQSGWDCNANTVTLAKPEMDQLVWEGDYLPAPVRIISFIHAKKLVSKGCLAFLAQLKNDSSKVPSIESISIVRVFINVFTTDLPGMPPDRYIDFCIYMELDTRSISIPPYRMAPIELRELKAQLQELLGKGFIRPSASP